From Domibacillus sp. DTU_2020_1001157_1_SI_ALB_TIR_016, a single genomic window includes:
- the pheA gene encoding prephenate dehydratase: MRKIAFLGPAATFTDIAVSEAFPNDERIPCVTIPECMDYVIEGKAELAVVPIENALEGTVNMTIDHLFHEADLTIVGELTAPIQQHLLVHPDNADKWTEAKRVLSHPHAIAQCHKFLHRHFYGIPSQQMTSTAAAAKYVSEHPEECIVAIANSLSAREYGLYTAKADIHDFAFNHTRFLVLSKTHEELSFSLPKTGGKTTIVVTLPTDRPGTLHQVLATFAWRNLNLAKIESRPLKTGLGNYFFIIDVAQRIDDVLVPGAFAEMEALGCKVQVLGSYYGYEVGQAAEKA; encoded by the coding sequence TTGAGGAAAATTGCTTTTTTAGGTCCCGCGGCTACATTCACTGATATTGCAGTATCAGAAGCATTCCCGAATGATGAGCGGATTCCATGTGTGACTATTCCGGAATGCATGGACTATGTTATTGAAGGAAAAGCAGAGCTGGCTGTCGTACCGATTGAAAACGCCTTAGAAGGCACGGTTAATATGACTATCGATCATTTATTTCATGAAGCAGATCTAACCATTGTCGGCGAACTAACGGCTCCGATTCAGCAGCACCTGCTTGTTCATCCGGACAATGCCGATAAATGGACAGAAGCTAAAAGAGTTTTGTCGCATCCGCATGCCATTGCGCAATGCCACAAATTTTTGCACCGTCATTTTTATGGCATTCCATCGCAGCAAATGACTTCGACGGCGGCCGCAGCGAAATATGTAAGTGAGCATCCGGAAGAATGCATTGTAGCCATAGCGAATTCACTTTCAGCAAGAGAATATGGCCTGTATACAGCAAAAGCAGATATTCATGATTTTGCGTTTAATCATACTCGTTTTCTTGTTTTATCTAAAACACACGAAGAGTTATCGTTTTCACTTCCTAAAACAGGCGGTAAAACAACCATTGTTGTTACGCTGCCGACAGACCGGCCGGGGACGCTTCATCAAGTACTGGCAACGTTCGCCTGGCGAAATCTGAACCTTGCGAAAATTGAGTCTCGCCCTCTTAAAACAGGTCTGGGCAATTACTTTTTCATTATTGACGTTGCACAGCGCATCGACGATGTGTTAGTGCCGGGCGCTTTCGCTGAGATGGAAGCACTCGGATGCAAGGTGCAGGTGCTCGGAAGTTATTACGGCTATGAAGTAGGACAAGCCGCAGAAAAAGCATAA
- the nadB gene encoding L-aspartate oxidase, giving the protein MKKMPQAVIIGSGIAALQAARHLALHMNVIVITKTTIRQSNSYYAQGGIAAVLSLSDTNESHIQDTLAAGEYHHNQEAVRELVVKGAREVNSLLREGFPADRQADGSLSFGLEGAHSASRIIHAGGDATGKWTIEHLIAHLPEQVTIREGEMAIELIVHDGICTGVKTKSSQGDLYHYDADHIVLATGGAGALYSFTSNQETITGDGIALACRAGAAVTDMEFMQFHPTLLFINGETKGLVSEAVRGAGAVLVDEQGRKIMKDIHPLEDLAPRHVTAFEIYKARQQGRDVFLDISMIKQFDRRFPSIAALCRRNGIDVTKGRIPVAPGSHFLMGGVKTDTCGRTSVKGLYAIGETACTGVHGANRLASNSLLEGLAFGKRFVEAVLHDDEEKRSVYEPEPVMPASPPPLLQKEELQAAMMEGAGIIRTKKTLQELEDCLKQAGTQKGDISGWPIEKIERFFMHITAYLIVSAALKRTESRGAHIRADYPEKNEQWAKTWITFQNKWLYTRSEEHEWHETGRYAESFFY; this is encoded by the coding sequence ATGAAAAAAATGCCACAGGCGGTCATTATCGGCTCCGGGATTGCGGCGCTGCAGGCCGCTAGACATTTAGCGCTGCATATGAATGTGATTGTTATCACAAAGACGACGATTCGGCAAAGCAACTCTTACTATGCGCAAGGCGGTATTGCAGCCGTTTTGTCTTTATCTGATACAAATGAATCTCACATACAAGATACTCTCGCGGCGGGTGAATACCATCACAATCAAGAAGCAGTCAGAGAGCTGGTTGTAAAAGGAGCTCGTGAAGTAAACAGCTTATTGAGGGAAGGGTTCCCGGCCGATCGGCAAGCAGATGGAAGTCTTTCATTCGGTTTAGAAGGAGCACACAGCGCAAGCCGGATTATTCATGCGGGCGGCGATGCAACCGGGAAGTGGACAATTGAGCATTTAATCGCACACCTGCCGGAGCAGGTCACGATCCGTGAAGGAGAAATGGCGATTGAACTCATTGTTCATGATGGTATCTGCACGGGTGTTAAAACAAAATCAAGTCAAGGGGATTTGTATCACTATGATGCAGACCATATTGTGCTGGCAACGGGCGGGGCCGGAGCTCTTTATTCGTTTACCTCTAACCAGGAGACGATTACGGGTGACGGGATTGCTTTGGCCTGCCGGGCTGGAGCCGCAGTAACCGATATGGAATTTATGCAATTTCACCCGACTCTTTTATTTATAAATGGCGAAACGAAAGGACTCGTTTCAGAAGCGGTCAGGGGAGCGGGAGCTGTACTGGTCGATGAGCAGGGCCGCAAAATAATGAAGGATATACATCCGCTCGAAGATTTAGCACCCCGTCATGTGACAGCTTTTGAGATTTACAAAGCCCGGCAGCAGGGAAGAGATGTTTTTTTGGATATCTCGATGATCAAACAGTTTGACCGCCGCTTCCCATCTATTGCCGCATTATGCCGCCGGAACGGCATAGACGTTACAAAAGGACGCATCCCTGTTGCGCCCGGAAGCCACTTTTTAATGGGCGGCGTAAAAACAGACACATGCGGCCGTACAAGCGTAAAAGGGCTGTATGCAATTGGAGAAACAGCCTGTACAGGTGTGCATGGGGCAAATCGTTTAGCAAGCAATTCTCTCCTTGAAGGCCTCGCCTTTGGAAAACGTTTTGTTGAAGCGGTGCTTCACGACGACGAAGAGAAAAGAAGTGTTTATGAACCGGAGCCGGTGATGCCGGCTTCCCCTCCGCCGCTTTTACAAAAAGAAGAGCTTCAGGCGGCTATGATGGAGGGAGCCGGTATTATCCGGACAAAGAAAACGCTTCAAGAACTCGAAGACTGCTTAAAGCAGGCAGGAACACAAAAAGGGGATATCAGCGGCTGGCCGATCGAGAAAATCGAGCGTTTCTTTATGCATATAACTGCTTATTTGATTGTTTCCGCCGCGTTAAAACGTACTGAGTCACGCGGCGCTCATATTCGGGCTGATTACCCGGAAAAAAATGAGCAATGGGCAAAAACATGGATTACCTTTCAAAATAAATGGCTGTATACAAGGAGTGAAGAACATGAATGGCATGAAACTGGACGATATGCTGAAAGCTTTTTTTATTGA
- a CDS encoding IscS subfamily cysteine desulfurase has protein sequence MYFDYAATSPMKKEALDIYIEAAGCFWGNSSSPHDEGTRASLLLERSRALIAERAGVQKEGIYFTGSGTEGNLLAILSLARSSGKKHIITSMAEHTSVHSAMSVLQSEGFSVTKLPMTGEGIVAAEAVKASITPQTGLISIQHINPEIGTIQPVEELAVEAKKRGIFFHTDCVQSFGKMPLHSIHADAMTFSAHKVGGPKGCGAIYLSPFHALKPVFPGLTHEKGVRGGTVDTPAAAAFAEAAQTNSSLEKLSSLRRLLKQELKDSSIRWIEGPDSKQYPGVIGMCIPGVEGQLVMLALNARNMFISTGSACDASSASGMKAALAMGMSMEEARQFFRVSFGSETTEDEVLQLGQALIHVAKQAVVL, from the coding sequence ATGTATTTTGATTATGCAGCCACCTCTCCAATGAAAAAAGAGGCACTCGATATATATATAGAAGCAGCAGGTTGTTTTTGGGGAAACAGTTCCAGTCCGCATGATGAAGGAACACGCGCTTCCCTCCTGCTTGAAAGAAGCCGAGCTCTTATTGCTGAGCGGGCTGGTGTGCAAAAAGAGGGGATTTACTTTACAGGCAGCGGAACGGAAGGGAATTTGCTGGCGATTCTCTCCTTAGCGCGAAGCAGCGGAAAAAAACATATCATTACCTCTATGGCAGAGCATACATCCGTGCATTCTGCGATGTCCGTTCTGCAATCAGAAGGGTTCTCTGTGACGAAGCTGCCAATGACCGGGGAAGGAATTGTTGCTGCAGAAGCGGTAAAAGCATCGATCACCCCCCAAACCGGGCTCATTTCCATTCAGCATATTAACCCGGAAATCGGTACGATTCAGCCGGTGGAAGAACTGGCTGTGGAGGCAAAGAAGCGAGGGATTTTTTTTCATACAGACTGTGTTCAATCGTTTGGCAAAATGCCTCTTCATTCCATTCACGCCGACGCCATGACTTTTTCAGCCCATAAAGTCGGCGGCCCAAAAGGCTGCGGGGCCATTTATCTGTCTCCGTTTCATGCGTTAAAGCCTGTGTTTCCCGGTTTAACGCATGAAAAAGGCGTCCGCGGCGGTACAGTGGATACACCAGCTGCTGCGGCTTTTGCAGAAGCTGCCCAAACGAATTCATCTCTTGAGAAGCTTTCCTCCCTGCGTCGTCTGCTGAAACAGGAGCTGAAGGACTCTTCGATTCGGTGGATTGAAGGGCCAGACAGCAAGCAGTACCCGGGTGTAATTGGTATGTGTATTCCCGGCGTGGAAGGACAGCTGGTGATGCTGGCTTTAAATGCCCGGAATATGTTCATCTCAACCGGGAGTGCTTGTGACGCCTCTTCTGCATCAGGCATGAAAGCAGCACTTGCGATGGGAATGTCCATGGAAGAAGCACGGCAGTTTTTCCGCGTTTCATTTGGTTCTGAGACGACAGAAGACGAAGTCCTGCAGCTCGGACAGGCGCTTATTCATGTTGCAAAACAAGCGGTTGTGCTATGA
- a CDS encoding ACT domain-containing protein produces the protein MGKKEQNEKFYLVREDVLPEAMKKTLDAKELIERKRADSVWDAVQQVDLSRSAFYKYRDTVFPFHTVVKERIITLFFHLEDRSGTLSELLAVVASCGGNVLTIHQTIPLQGRANVTLSLNVTGMITGLDELLSQLKKLEFVDTVEVLGSGA, from the coding sequence ATGGGGAAGAAAGAACAGAATGAAAAATTTTATCTTGTCCGCGAAGATGTACTTCCGGAAGCGATGAAAAAAACGCTTGATGCAAAAGAATTAATCGAACGGAAACGAGCAGACTCTGTCTGGGACGCGGTTCAACAAGTGGATTTGAGCCGCAGTGCTTTTTATAAATACCGCGATACGGTGTTTCCGTTTCACACCGTTGTCAAAGAGCGGATCATTACTTTATTTTTTCACCTGGAAGACCGATCGGGTACCTTATCTGAACTGCTGGCCGTTGTCGCGAGCTGCGGCGGAAACGTGTTGACGATTCACCAGACGATTCCGCTGCAGGGACGCGCAAACGTGACGCTGTCCTTGAATGTGACCGGCATGATCACCGGGCTGGACGAGCTATTATCTCAATTAAAAAAATTGGAATTTGTTGATACAGTAGAAGTGCTCGGTTCGGGCGCATAA
- a CDS encoding Spo0B C-terminal domain-containing protein, whose product MERAGGVISQVENEKWTLLKTLRHARHDWMNDIQIVKGYLSLNNIDAAARAADHIILKAVQESRLCNLGMPGMAELFMTFNWSQHLFRLEYELDESIAAGTADDQKACRFFNRLFSLLEQHVKEFNEHELFVHLSEKQGSLAAEMEWMGEVANRPLLLKKIKEFAHSLELKSAVWETDSGDILMEVTF is encoded by the coding sequence TTGGAACGAGCGGGGGGTGTGATCAGCCAAGTGGAAAATGAAAAATGGACGTTGTTAAAAACGCTTCGTCATGCGCGTCATGACTGGATGAATGATATACAAATTGTCAAAGGGTATCTTTCTCTTAATAACATTGATGCCGCAGCCCGAGCTGCAGATCATATCATTTTAAAGGCTGTACAGGAGTCGAGGCTGTGTAATCTTGGCATGCCGGGGATGGCGGAGCTGTTTATGACGTTTAACTGGTCGCAGCACTTATTCCGGCTTGAATACGAACTGGATGAATCCATTGCAGCCGGCACGGCGGACGACCAAAAAGCGTGCCGTTTCTTTAATCGGTTATTTTCACTGCTGGAGCAGCATGTAAAAGAATTTAACGAGCACGAGCTGTTTGTTCATTTATCTGAAAAACAAGGGTCTCTTGCTGCAGAGATGGAATGGATGGGAGAAGTGGCTAACCGGCCGCTGCTTCTGAAGAAAATAAAGGAATTTGCGCATAGTCTTGAGCTTAAAAGTGCTGTGTGGGAAACGGATTCCGGGGATATACTAATGGAAGTGACATTTTAG
- a CDS encoding ribosomal-processing cysteine protease Prp, whose product MIYVDVNKNEAGLIQSFTMKGHAGFDESGKDLVCAGASAVSFGAINAVQALTGITPHIELGEDGGLLYCKVPDGLPEDKRSQIQLLLEGMVVSLQTIEEGHGQYIKINFL is encoded by the coding sequence ATGATCTATGTAGATGTGAACAAAAACGAGGCCGGGCTCATTCAATCATTTACGATGAAGGGACATGCCGGCTTTGATGAAAGCGGCAAAGATCTTGTCTGCGCCGGTGCATCAGCTGTTTCATTCGGCGCCATTAATGCAGTACAGGCATTGACCGGTATCACCCCTCATATCGAACTGGGGGAAGATGGCGGCCTGCTTTACTGCAAAGTGCCGGATGGACTGCCTGAAGACAAGCGCAGCCAGATTCAGCTTCTGCTCGAAGGCATGGTCGTTTCACTGCAGACGATTGAAGAAGGGCACGGACAGTATATTAAGATAAATTTTCTATAG
- the rpmA gene encoding 50S ribosomal protein L27, protein MLKLDLQFFASKKGVGSTKNGRDSEAKRLGAKRADGQFVTGGSILYRQRGTKVHPGENVGRGGDDTLFAKTDGIVRFERVGRDRKKVSVYPAAQ, encoded by the coding sequence TTGTTGAAATTGGATCTTCAATTTTTCGCATCCAAAAAAGGGGTAGGTTCTACAAAGAACGGACGTGACTCTGAAGCAAAACGCCTTGGCGCTAAACGTGCTGACGGTCAATTCGTTACAGGTGGTTCAATCCTTTACCGTCAACGCGGTACAAAAGTTCACCCAGGTGAAAACGTTGGCCGTGGCGGCGATGATACATTGTTTGCGAAAACAGACGGTATCGTTCGTTTCGAGCGCGTTGGACGCGATCGTAAAAAAGTAAGTGTTTATCCTGCTGCTCAATAA
- a CDS encoding transcription repressor NadR, whose protein sequence is MIDKRKLIGENRREQILHWLQSSQNPLTGSELAERAQVSRQVVVGDITLLKARGIPIVATSQGYVYMDSPQNGQVERVVACSHPPGQTKEELLLLVDLGVLVKDVKIEHPVYGDLTASIMVSNRKEAMQFLDKINQTGAAYLSELTEGVHLHTLSAKEAAVLDEAEQALREAGFLLQ, encoded by the coding sequence ATGATAGATAAAAGAAAACTGATCGGTGAAAATCGGCGTGAGCAGATTTTGCACTGGCTTCAATCAAGCCAGAATCCGCTGACCGGGAGTGAGCTGGCCGAACGGGCACAAGTGAGCCGTCAGGTTGTAGTCGGAGATATTACGCTGCTTAAAGCCCGCGGCATTCCAATTGTGGCGACAAGCCAAGGGTATGTATATATGGATTCACCTCAGAACGGACAAGTGGAACGGGTCGTTGCCTGCTCGCATCCGCCCGGTCAAACAAAAGAAGAGCTTCTTCTCCTCGTAGACCTTGGTGTTCTTGTAAAAGACGTTAAAATTGAACATCCGGTTTATGGTGATTTAACCGCGTCCATTATGGTATCAAATCGAAAAGAAGCAATGCAGTTTTTGGATAAAATCAATCAAACAGGTGCGGCTTACTTGTCTGAGCTGACAGAGGGTGTTCATTTGCATACATTGTCCGCCAAAGAAGCCGCGGTGCTTGATGAAGCTGAGCAGGCTTTGCGTGAAGCCGGATTTTTGCTTCAATAA
- the obgE gene encoding GTPase ObgE, with protein MFVDQVKIYVKGGDGGNGMVAFRREKYVPNGGPAGGDGGNGANVVFEVEEGLRTLMDFRYQRHFKAPRGEHGMSKNMHGRNSKDMIIKVPPGTVVTDDETGEVIGDLVEHGQQAIIARGGRGGRGNSRFATPANPAPEISENGEPGIERNVTLELKLLADVGLVGFPSVGKSTLLSVVTAAKPKIAAYHFTTLVPNLGMVETEDGRSFVMADLPGLIEGAHEGTGLGHQFLRHIERTRVIVHVLDMSAMEGRDPYEDYVTINNELKEYNLRLTERPEIIVANKMDMPEAEENLKVFKEKVGEDAVIFPISALTRSGLRDLLFAIADKVEETPEFPLEHEEEDLSVNRVMYRHDKQAAEFVITRGPDGAFELTGSKIEKLFKMTDFSREPSVQRFARQLRSMGVDEALRERGAENGDIVRLLDYEFEFVD; from the coding sequence ATGTTTGTAGATCAGGTTAAAATATATGTTAAAGGCGGCGACGGAGGTAACGGGATGGTCGCATTCCGCCGTGAAAAATATGTACCGAACGGCGGGCCAGCCGGCGGCGATGGCGGAAACGGCGCGAATGTAGTGTTTGAAGTGGAAGAAGGACTCCGCACATTAATGGACTTCCGTTACCAGCGCCATTTCAAAGCGCCGCGCGGCGAGCACGGCATGAGCAAAAACATGCATGGCCGTAATTCAAAAGATATGATTATCAAAGTTCCGCCAGGCACAGTTGTAACAGATGATGAAACCGGAGAAGTGATTGGGGATCTCGTAGAACACGGGCAGCAGGCCATTATTGCACGCGGCGGCCGCGGCGGCCGTGGAAACAGCCGCTTTGCGACACCGGCTAATCCGGCACCGGAAATCTCTGAAAACGGGGAGCCGGGTATCGAGCGTAATGTTACGTTAGAATTAAAGCTTTTGGCAGATGTAGGACTTGTCGGTTTTCCAAGTGTAGGGAAATCCACTCTTCTTTCAGTCGTAACGGCGGCTAAGCCAAAAATCGCGGCCTACCACTTTACAACGCTCGTTCCAAATCTCGGCATGGTTGAGACCGAAGACGGCCGGAGCTTTGTTATGGCCGATCTGCCAGGATTAATTGAAGGTGCGCATGAAGGAACCGGACTTGGCCATCAATTCCTGCGTCATATCGAGCGGACGCGCGTCATTGTTCACGTACTTGATATGTCTGCGATGGAAGGCCGTGATCCGTATGAGGATTACGTAACCATTAACAATGAGCTAAAAGAATATAATCTTCGGCTGACAGAGCGTCCGGAAATTATTGTAGCCAATAAAATGGATATGCCGGAAGCAGAAGAAAATTTAAAAGTGTTCAAGGAAAAAGTAGGAGAAGATGCGGTTATTTTCCCAATTTCTGCGCTGACACGCAGCGGGCTGCGCGACTTGCTGTTTGCTATTGCCGATAAAGTGGAAGAGACGCCTGAATTCCCGCTTGAGCACGAGGAAGAAGATTTGTCTGTAAACCGGGTGATGTACCGCCATGACAAGCAAGCCGCTGAGTTTGTGATTACACGCGGTCCGGATGGAGCGTTTGAGCTGACAGGCAGCAAAATTGAAAAATTGTTTAAAATGACGGACTTCTCGCGGGAACCATCTGTTCAACGCTTTGCCCGCCAGCTGCGCTCAATGGGAGTAGATGAAGCGCTGCGTGAACGGGGTGCTGAAAACGGCGACATCGTCCGTCTGCTTGATTACGAATTTGAATTTGTCGATTAA